A genome region from Leptodactylus fuscus isolate aLepFus1 chromosome 6, aLepFus1.hap2, whole genome shotgun sequence includes the following:
- the LOC142209072 gene encoding nicotinamide N-methyltransferase-like: MFPFTGRKIYQQYFDPRAYLESYFHLGSGTMIDRYLYFVLKELVDTFKSGKVKGDTLIDIGTGPTIYQLLSACEVFQNIIVSDLTDRNREEFNLWLNNHPGAFDWCAVVKHVCHLERNRISCREKEERLRKSIKQVLKCNILKANPFDPVTLPQADCVLSCLCLEAACRDYDTLITAVKNITTLLKPGGYLVLAGVMGNPFFIVGEVRFSSLNVDEVLLTEAITGAGYVIENFHRYKKMENPMEDKDSFVAYYFIIARKAING, from the exons ATGTTTCCCTTCACGGGGAGGAAGATATACCAGCAATACTTCGACCCCAGGGCTTATTTAGAGTCCTATTTTCATCTGGGTTCGGGGACTATGATTGATAGATACTTATACTTTGTACTCAAAGAACTGGTGGACACATTTAAATCAG GTAAAGTGAAGGGCGATACACTGATCGACATCGGGACGGGGCCCACCATATACCAGCTCCTGTCTGCTTGTGAAGTCTTCCAAAACATCATTGTGTCCGACCTTACAGACAGAAACAGAGAGGAGTTTAATTTATGGCTCAACAATCATCCTGGAGCATTTGACTGGTGCGCTGTAGTGAAACATGTCTGCCATCTGGAACGTAACAG GATATCTTGCCGAGAAAAGGAAGAACGACTAAGAAAATCCATAAAACAAGTCCTGAAGTGCAACATCCTGAAAGCAAATCCGTTCGATCCGGTTACTCTTCCGCAGGCGGATTGTGTCCTTAGTTGCCTGTGTCTGGAGGCGGCATGTAGAGATTATGACACACTTATCACTGCTGTTAAGAACATAACCACATTACTGAAGCCGGGCGGTTACTTGGTGCTCGCAGGTGTTATGGGAAACCCTTTCTTCATTGTAGGCGAAGTGAGGTTCTCAAGCCTAAATGTTGACGAAGTCTTACTCACGGAAGCCATAACTGGAGCTGGATACGTTATCGAAAACTTTCACCGCTATAAGAAGATGGAAAATCCCATGGAAGACAAAGATAGTTTTGttgcttattattttattattgctcGGAAGGCAATAAATGGCTAA